In a genomic window of Carettochelys insculpta isolate YL-2023 chromosome 19, ASM3395843v1, whole genome shotgun sequence:
- the STYXL1 gene encoding serine/threonine/tyrosine-interacting-like protein 1 isoform X3, which translates to MVTSERRCVATGSKMAGLVLCEPTELYNILNQSTKLCRLTEPNYLCLLDARTKREYDESHVITARRVKQELDAIQPYPVEILPAQLYMGDYRQACDPQIQKDLKIKAQVNISEEIATLFTDESKKLLHVSVADSPDADLFSSFPTICHFIDAQMALGAVLVFSTLGLSRSSTAVMALLMHSCHYPLKRAWKYVQKCKTNMRPNRGFVQQLSDWESQIYGSVITDIAEPHY; encoded by the exons ATGGTTACCTCCGAGCGTCGCTGCGTAGCAACCGGGAG TAAAATGGCAGGCTTGGTCCTCTGTGAGCCCACAGAGCTTTACAACATCTTGAACCAGTCCACGAAGCTCTGCAGGTTAACTGAGCCTAACTATCTCTGTTTATTGG ATGCCCGTACAAAGCGTGAGTATGATGAAAGCCATGTGATTACAGCAAGAAGGGTTAAACAG GAATTGGATGCCATTCAGCCATACCCTGTAGAGATATTGCCTGCTCAGTTATATATGGGAGATTACAGGCAGGCCTGTGACCCACAGATTCAGAAGGATTTGAAAATCAAAGCACAAGTCAACATCTCAGAGGAGATTGCAACACT TTTCACAGATGAAAGTAAAAAACTTCTTCATGTTTCTGTGGCAGATTCCCCTGACGCAgatcttttttcctctttccccaccATTTGTCACTTCATAG ATGCTCAGATGGCTCTTGGAGCAGTTCTGGTTTTCTCTACCCTGGGTCTAAGTCGGAGCAGCACAGCGGTAATGGCCTTGCTCATGCATTCATGCCATTACCCCTTAAAG AGGGCTTGGAAGTATGtccagaaatgcaaaacaaatatgAGGCCAAACCGTGGCTTTGTGCAACAGCTGTCAGACTGGGAAAGCCAAATCTACGGATCAGTGATCACAGATATCGCTGAACCACATTACTGA
- the STYXL1 gene encoding serine/threonine/tyrosine-interacting-like protein 1 isoform X1, which produces MVTSERRCVATGSKMAGLVLCEPTELYNILNQSTKLCRLTEPNYLCLLDARTKREYDESHVITARRVKQNPLGKYLVPQSVELECVKYCVVYDGKTSSLDNTYYNDYEEDEEGPKATSKIPESESSSSCSQNAEIGAAIRCARVLEQFTRHPVHILKGGYERFTACYHFLRTQKIFWMPQELDAIQPYPVEILPAQLYMGDYRQACDPQIQKDLKIKAQVNISEEIATLFTDESKKLLHVSVADSPDADLFSSFPTICHFIDAQMALGAVLVFSTLGLSRSSTAVMALLMHSCHYPLKRAWKYVQKCKTNMRPNRGFVQQLSDWESQIYGSVITDIAEPHY; this is translated from the exons ATGGTTACCTCCGAGCGTCGCTGCGTAGCAACCGGGAG TAAAATGGCAGGCTTGGTCCTCTGTGAGCCCACAGAGCTTTACAACATCTTGAACCAGTCCACGAAGCTCTGCAGGTTAACTGAGCCTAACTATCTCTGTTTATTGG ATGCCCGTACAAAGCGTGAGTATGATGAAAGCCATGTGATTACAGCAAGAAGGGTTAAACAG AATCCCCTGGGGAAATACCTGGTACCTCAGTCAGTTGAACTGGAGTGTGTCAAATATTGTGTCGTATACGATGGTAAAACCAGCTCTTTGGACAATACCTATTATAATGACTATGAGGAGGATGAAGAAG GGCCTAAAGCTACCTCAAAGATCCCAGAATCTGAATCCAGTTCTTCATGTTCACAGA ATGCTGAGATAGGGGCTGCCATCCGGTGTGCCCGAGTCTTAGAGCAGTTCACCCGCCACCCAGTCCACATCCTGAAAGGAGGGTATGAGCGCTTCACTGCATGCTACCATTTCTTGAGGACTCAGAAGATATTCTGGATGCCTCAG GAATTGGATGCCATTCAGCCATACCCTGTAGAGATATTGCCTGCTCAGTTATATATGGGAGATTACAGGCAGGCCTGTGACCCACAGATTCAGAAGGATTTGAAAATCAAAGCACAAGTCAACATCTCAGAGGAGATTGCAACACT TTTCACAGATGAAAGTAAAAAACTTCTTCATGTTTCTGTGGCAGATTCCCCTGACGCAgatcttttttcctctttccccaccATTTGTCACTTCATAG ATGCTCAGATGGCTCTTGGAGCAGTTCTGGTTTTCTCTACCCTGGGTCTAAGTCGGAGCAGCACAGCGGTAATGGCCTTGCTCATGCATTCATGCCATTACCCCTTAAAG AGGGCTTGGAAGTATGtccagaaatgcaaaacaaatatgAGGCCAAACCGTGGCTTTGTGCAACAGCTGTCAGACTGGGAAAGCCAAATCTACGGATCAGTGATCACAGATATCGCTGAACCACATTACTGA
- the STYXL1 gene encoding serine/threonine/tyrosine-interacting-like protein 1 isoform X2 — MVTSERRCVATGSKMAGLVLCEPTELYNILNQSTKLCRLTEPNYLCLLDARTKREYDESHVITARRVKQNPLGKYLVPQSVELECVKYCVVYDGKTSSLDNTYYNDYEEDEEGPKATSKIPESESSSSCSQNAEIGAAIRCARVLEQFTRHPVHILKGGYERFTACYHFLRTQKIFWMPQELDAIQPYPVEILPAQLYMGDYRQACDPQIQKDLKIKAQVNISEEIATLFP, encoded by the exons ATGGTTACCTCCGAGCGTCGCTGCGTAGCAACCGGGAG TAAAATGGCAGGCTTGGTCCTCTGTGAGCCCACAGAGCTTTACAACATCTTGAACCAGTCCACGAAGCTCTGCAGGTTAACTGAGCCTAACTATCTCTGTTTATTGG ATGCCCGTACAAAGCGTGAGTATGATGAAAGCCATGTGATTACAGCAAGAAGGGTTAAACAG AATCCCCTGGGGAAATACCTGGTACCTCAGTCAGTTGAACTGGAGTGTGTCAAATATTGTGTCGTATACGATGGTAAAACCAGCTCTTTGGACAATACCTATTATAATGACTATGAGGAGGATGAAGAAG GGCCTAAAGCTACCTCAAAGATCCCAGAATCTGAATCCAGTTCTTCATGTTCACAGA ATGCTGAGATAGGGGCTGCCATCCGGTGTGCCCGAGTCTTAGAGCAGTTCACCCGCCACCCAGTCCACATCCTGAAAGGAGGGTATGAGCGCTTCACTGCATGCTACCATTTCTTGAGGACTCAGAAGATATTCTGGATGCCTCAG GAATTGGATGCCATTCAGCCATACCCTGTAGAGATATTGCCTGCTCAGTTATATATGGGAGATTACAGGCAGGCCTGTGACCCACAGATTCAGAAGGATTTGAAAATCAAAGCACAAGTCAACATCTCAGAGGAGATTGCAACACT ATTCCCCTGA